The genomic window TTTGTAATAAACATTTTTTTGAAGACCATGTATATGTTGCAAAAGCTCTTGTTCATTTAGGAATTTTTTATAGGGAAACAAAACGATATTCTCTCTCAAAATCTTTATTGAAGAAAGCATTAAAATCCTTTGAAAAAAATTATGGAAAAAACCATATTGAAACAAGCTTTGCTCTTCAAAATTTGGGACAAGTTTATCTTTTAGAAAATAATTTGAAAGATGCAGAAGGTATCCTTAAAAGAGCGCTTTCAATTATCCATAAAAACAAATACCCCGACGAATATATCATTTTAGAAAATTTGGCTGATGTTTATCGAAAAAAATCAAAAATACTGTCTTCCCGAGCTCTGAAAGAGCAGGAAATGCTTTATCTTGAACAGGCACTTTCTATGGTAAACACGAGTTTTCCTCCAGATTCCCCACACCTTACAAGAATAAAGAAAAAGCATGCAGCTTGTTTTTTATAAATTAATTCTTGCCTTTTTTCTTATAAACATTTTGTTAATCGATATTGGTATCGTATTTTTCTTACAGAAATACAGCAAAAGACGAAAGTAAATAAAGAAATGGACAAAATAGAAATCACTGCACGTTTAGTCAAACAACTCATAAAAGAACAATTTCCTCTATATGCTCATTTCTCTGTCGTCCCCGTTCCCCTAAATGGACATGATAACCGTACATTTCGTTTAGGAGAAAGGATGCTCGTTCGACTTCCAAGTTCCGAAGAATATGTAAAGCAAGTTGAAAAAGAACATAAATGGCTCCCCTTAATTGCTCCCTATTTGCCCCTCTCTGTCCCAAAACCCATCGCTATGGGAAACCCCTCAAAAGACTATCCATGGAATTGGTCAATATACAAATGGCTAGAAGGAAATAGCGCAAATACTTTGGAAATTAATGAGGAAACTTTGCAAAACATAGCCGTTGATCTTGCATGTTTTTTGAATAAATTTCATAAATTTGCTCCAAGTGATGCTCCTTCTCCAGGCCTTCATAATTGGTGGCGTGCTGCTCATACTTCCGTTTATGATGAGGAAACAAGGTCACTGATAATAAAATTAAGCTCCTTAATTGACGCAAAAAAAGCAAGATTTTTATGGGAAAAATCTATAAAATCCATGTGGTATAAAGACCCTGTATGGGTTCATGGTGATATTGCCAGCGGGAATATTTTAATAAAAGAGAATAAATTGAGTGCCGTAATAGATTTTGGATGTATGGGGATTGGAGATCCTGCTTGCGATTTAACCATAGCCTGGACTTTTTTTAAAGATAAAAGCAGAGAAAAATTTAGAAGTATGATAGACCTTGATTCTAAGACCTGGGAAAGAGCACGCGGGTGGGGTTTATGGAAAGCTCTTTATGAACTTTCTATTTTAAAAGATAAAGGCAGGTCAGACGCTATGAAGCAACAACAAGTTATTAAGGATATCTTAGAGGAAGGCTT from Pseudomonadota bacterium includes these protein-coding regions:
- a CDS encoding aminoglycoside phosphotransferase family protein, whose protein sequence is MDKIEITARLVKQLIKEQFPLYAHFSVVPVPLNGHDNRTFRLGERMLVRLPSSEEYVKQVEKEHKWLPLIAPYLPLSVPKPIAMGNPSKDYPWNWSIYKWLEGNSANTLEINEETLQNIAVDLACFLNKFHKFAPSDAPSPGLHNWWRAAHTSVYDEETRSLIIKLSSLIDAKKARFLWEKSIKSMWYKDPVWVHGDIASGNILIKENKLSAVIDFGCMGIGDPACDLTIAWTFFKDKSREKFRSMIDLDSKTWERARGWGLWKALYELSILKDKGRSDAMKQQQVIKDILEEGL